A window from Ureaplasma parvum serovar 3 str. ATCC 27815 encodes these proteins:
- a CDS encoding ABC transporter ATP-binding protein — translation MKQKNNRYTYINYLRSQRAFIQTLKPQILKLTSNNVCLNEQEVDLEPQLNNLEDINIQLTNEKVNIQDIVTLEEEINVKDNNQNQNLNEEILATTLINEQASGINEISEQKETTIANKKHKKQTMAFKAANSRKNFDFEKFEKNVKYKSFKDGTVKKIAAEIENVRLTFTNPSKPNDRALVLRNTSVQFYEGEVHAIIGESGSGKSVITSLLYGLAGKNANVEEGKILLYNNEVQDFSFKDWEKSRYLGKVISAVFQNPMSTLNPTMKIGKQIMEGMLINGIVKTRKEAYNKSIEYLKLTKINNPEEIMELYPHELSGGMIQRVVIASIVSLHPKILVLDEPTTALDPTVQALVLDVIRELQEKFKMCIIFITHDLGVVASIANYISIMYAGQIIEEGQRDEILWYPQHPYTWGLIMSMPDVNKGDRLATIKGSVPSRLNDIVGDAFAIRNDYALTRDFEHEPEMYHVSETHRVKSALLDERAEKYTPPQIILDKWNNFKKRQENN, via the coding sequence ATGAAACAAAAAAACAACCGATATACTTATATTAACTATCTTCGTAGTCAACGCGCTTTTATTCAAACATTAAAACCACAAATTTTAAAATTAACTTCAAATAATGTTTGTTTAAATGAACAAGAGGTGGATTTAGAACCACAATTAAATAATTTAGAAGACATTAATATACAATTAACTAATGAAAAAGTTAATATTCAAGATATTGTTACTTTAGAAGAAGAAATTAATGTTAAAGATAATAATCAAAATCAAAATTTAAATGAAGAAATCTTAGCAACAACATTAATTAATGAACAGGCTAGTGGTATTAATGAAATTAGTGAACAAAAAGAAACTACAATAGCTAATAAAAAACATAAAAAACAAACAATGGCTTTTAAAGCTGCTAATTCACGAAAAAACTTTGATTTTGAAAAATTTGAAAAAAATGTTAAATATAAAAGTTTTAAAGATGGTACAGTTAAAAAAATTGCAGCTGAAATCGAAAATGTACGTTTAACTTTTACAAACCCATCAAAACCCAATGATCGTGCTTTAGTTTTACGAAATACATCTGTTCAATTTTATGAAGGTGAAGTCCATGCAATTATTGGTGAATCAGGATCTGGTAAATCAGTAATTACTTCTCTTTTGTATGGTTTGGCTGGAAAAAATGCCAATGTTGAAGAAGGTAAAATTTTATTATATAACAATGAAGTTCAAGATTTTAGCTTCAAAGATTGAGAGAAATCACGTTATTTAGGGAAAGTAATTTCTGCAGTTTTTCAAAATCCAATGTCAACATTAAATCCAACCATGAAGATTGGTAAGCAAATTATGGAAGGGATGTTAATTAATGGAATTGTTAAGACAAGAAAAGAAGCCTATAATAAATCAATTGAATATTTAAAATTAACAAAAATTAATAATCCTGAAGAAATTATGGAATTATACCCACACGAATTATCTGGTGGAATGATTCAAAGAGTTGTAATTGCCTCAATTGTTTCATTACATCCAAAAATTTTAGTTTTAGACGAACCAACAACAGCGCTTGATCCAACAGTGCAAGCTTTAGTGTTAGATGTTATTCGTGAGTTACAAGAGAAATTTAAAATGTGTATTATTTTTATTACTCACGATCTTGGAGTGGTTGCTTCAATTGCTAATTATATTTCTATTATGTATGCTGGACAAATTATTGAAGAAGGTCAGCGTGATGAAATTTTATGATACCCACAACATCCATATACTTGAGGTTTAATTATGTCAATGCCTGACGTTAATAAAGGTGATCGTTTAGCAACAATTAAAGGTTCTGTTCCATCACGTTTAAATGACATAGTTGGTGATGCATTTGCTATTCGTAATGATTATGCATTAACTCGTGATTTTGAACATGAACCTGAAATGTATCATGTAAGTGAAACTCATCGTGTTAAATCAGCATTATTAGATGAACGTGCTGAAAAGTATACACCTCCACAAATAATTTTAGATAAATGAAATAATTTTAAAAAACGACAAGAAAATAATTAA
- a CDS encoding ABC transporter permease produces MAKFGEYLKQKSKSITSSFIDELTSDAPNKFLQPFQHQQWKIIGHLIEFRDNAYMGGRPRPFREFANRYGRSFSGLIGLAIIIILFILAIIIPFTTGSPTELRPNKRYLDYFTDGFIFGTDNNGRDLWAMLWWGLRYSLGIAIIVTAIELVVGVTLGILMGYFEMFDKIMTFIIKILTNVPTIIILMILTIILKPSFGVMIFAISFSGWIAMANQMRSQVKRARSFLWVAASKTLGTKAWKIILNFLPILIPMMITQLVFSIPGAILAESSLAFIGLSLPNTPTLGNLIADGSSIITLYPRFTLIPSFLLVCLVASIQLVGGATQDALRRQR; encoded by the coding sequence ATGGCGAAGTTTGGAGAATATTTAAAACAAAAATCAAAAAGTATTACTTCATCATTTATAGATGAATTAACATCTGATGCACCAAATAAGTTTTTACAACCTTTTCAACACCAACAATGAAAGATTATCGGTCATTTAATTGAGTTTAGAGATAATGCATACATGGGAGGGCGCCCTCGTCCTTTTCGTGAATTTGCTAACCGATACGGACGTTCTTTTTCTGGATTAATCGGATTAGCAATTATTATTATTTTATTTATTTTGGCAATTATTATTCCTTTTACAACAGGATCACCAACAGAATTACGACCAAATAAACGATATTTAGATTATTTTACAGATGGTTTTATTTTTGGAACTGACAATAATGGGCGTGATTTATGAGCCATGCTATGGTGAGGATTACGTTATTCATTAGGAATTGCTATTATTGTAACTGCTATTGAATTAGTAGTTGGAGTAACTTTAGGGATTTTAATGGGTTATTTTGAAATGTTTGATAAAATCATGACATTCATTATTAAAATTTTAACAAACGTTCCAACAATCATCATTTTAATGATTTTAACAATTATTTTAAAACCATCATTTGGAGTTATGATTTTTGCTATTTCATTTTCTGGTTGAATTGCAATGGCTAATCAAATGCGTTCACAAGTTAAACGTGCTCGTAGTTTTTTATGGGTTGCAGCTTCAAAAACATTAGGAACAAAAGCATGAAAAATTATTTTAAATTTCTTACCAATTTTAATTCCAATGATGATTACTCAATTAGTATTTAGTATTCCAGGAGCTATTTTAGCTGAATCATCACTTGCTTTTATTGGTTTATCTTTACCAAATACACCAACTTTAGGTAATTTAATTGCAGATGGTTCATCAATCATTACTTTATATCCACGTTTTACTTTAATTCCATCATTTTTACTAGTTTGCTTAGTTGCTTCAATTCAATTAGTTGGGGGTGCCACACAAGACGCATTAAGACGTCAAAGATAA
- the rplS gene encoding 50S ribosomal protein L19, giving the protein MALFKINKGEIMNFVNSTQLKTDIPNFDSGDTIIVHNRIVEGKKSRIQKFEGVVLRRRGSGSSETVIVRKESSGIGVEQSFNIHSPLVEKIEVIKYGKVRRAYISYMRNRSGKSARIKELNKQ; this is encoded by the coding sequence ATGGCTTTATTTAAGATTAACAAAGGCGAAATTATGAATTTTGTTAATTCAACACAATTAAAAACAGATATTCCTAATTTTGATTCTGGTGATACAATTATCGTTCATAATCGAATTGTAGAAGGAAAAAAATCACGAATTCAAAAGTTTGAAGGCGTTGTTTTACGTCGTCGTGGTTCTGGTTCAAGTGAAACAGTTATTGTTCGTAAAGAATCAAGTGGTATAGGTGTTGAACAATCATTCAATATTCATTCTCCACTTGTTGAAAAAATTGAAGTTATCAAGTATGGTAAAGTAAGACGTGCTTATATTTCATACATGCGTAATCGTTCAGGCAAATCTGCAAGAATTAAAGAATTAAATAAACAATAA
- a CDS encoding ABC transporter permease translates to MNQKNSFEANSSQNNYGELPILNQKKRVNYSFSNNFIIFGGGRSLKTAADRDRVVDPLIDFFTFDSKFMTFIIKSLKLIAEFFLLAWIVITITFFLINSVPGESALTIGITSPEAKKAILAQYGLDRPIGVRYVNYLANIFRGEFGVSTSIRPGVEINSFIWSRYLVSFAVGIFSVLLTLVIGIPLGIFVGRKPGGILDSVSTVIISVISAVPSLVFGLILLLIGKEVGLPFTFDINNFVTYILPGLALSLGSIIVYVQYIKVEMNRELNSMHAKFAYLKGATVNRFVWLHALKPSLFPIATFFPFVILGSFVGALFIEQIFQIPGSGSLFFEAIISKDYNVILLLVIIYSLITIIGYTIRDALYQIIDPRIRRGGK, encoded by the coding sequence ATGAATCAGAAAAACAGCTTTGAAGCTAATTCATCGCAAAACAATTATGGTGAATTGCCAATATTAAACCAAAAAAAACGAGTTAATTATTCATTTAGTAATAATTTTATTATTTTTGGTGGTGGTCGTTCACTAAAAACAGCAGCAGATCGCGATCGTGTTGTTGATCCATTAATCGATTTTTTCACTTTTGATTCAAAGTTTATGACATTTATTATTAAATCTTTGAAATTAATTGCTGAATTTTTCTTATTAGCTTGAATTGTAATTACAATTACATTCTTTTTAATTAACTCAGTACCTGGAGAATCTGCTTTAACGATCGGGATTACATCACCAGAAGCGAAAAAAGCCATTCTAGCACAGTATGGTTTAGATCGTCCAATAGGCGTTCGTTATGTTAATTATTTAGCAAATATTTTTAGAGGAGAATTTGGAGTAAGTACTTCAATTCGCCCAGGGGTTGAAATTAATTCATTTATTTGATCTCGTTATTTAGTAAGTTTTGCTGTTGGAATTTTTTCAGTATTATTAACTCTAGTTATTGGAATCCCTTTAGGTATTTTTGTTGGGCGTAAACCAGGAGGTATATTAGATAGTGTATCAACCGTTATTATTTCTGTAATTTCAGCTGTACCTTCGCTTGTATTTGGGTTAATCTTGTTATTAATTGGTAAAGAAGTTGGATTACCATTTACGTTTGATATTAATAATTTTGTGACTTATATTTTACCAGGGTTAGCATTATCACTTGGTTCAATTATTGTTTATGTGCAATATATTAAAGTTGAAATGAATCGTGAATTAAACTCAATGCATGCGAAATTTGCGTATTTAAAAGGTGCAACTGTTAACCGTTTTGTGTGATTACATGCTTTAAAACCATCATTATTCCCAATTGCAACATTCTTTCCATTTGTAATTTTAGGATCATTTGTTGGAGCGTTGTTTATTGAACAAATTTTTCAAATTCCAGGTTCAGGTTCATTATTTTTTGAAGCAATTATCTCAAAAGATTACAACGTGATTTTATTATTAGTAATTATTTATTCATTAATTACAATTATTGGTTATACAATTCGAGATGCTTTATATCAAATTATTGATCCACGTATAAGAAGAGGAGGAAAATAA
- the rpsP gene encoding 30S ribosomal protein S16 — MKILVKIRLTRVGTHKKPFFRIVVMDAKTKANGAYIENLGHYDPVLGQVVLKKEAILAQLQNGAQPSETVKNILSQEGIWKEFIALKDANKKRKAALSKAK, encoded by the coding sequence GTGAAAATTTTGGTAAAGATTAGATTAACAAGAGTAGGAACACATAAAAAACCATTTTTTCGTATTGTAGTTATGGATGCTAAAACCAAAGCTAATGGTGCATATATTGAAAATTTAGGTCATTATGATCCTGTTTTAGGACAAGTTGTTTTAAAAAAAGAAGCTATTTTAGCTCAATTACAAAACGGAGCACAACCTAGTGAAACGGTAAAAAATATCTTATCACAAGAAGGTATTTGAAAAGAATTTATTGCTTTAAAAGATGCAAATAAAAAACGTAAAGCTGCTTTAAGTAAAGCTAAATAA
- a CDS encoding ribonuclease J, with protein MENTKKSPTYVYALGGLEEIGKNTYVVEHEDEIILIDAGIKFANASLPGFDGTVANFDYLIKNNHKIHSLVVTHGHEDHIGGIPHILRHVKIKTIYAPTLAAKLIERRLSEYKDIKPPRIIVFEDESMYKTKYFEVDFYRVCHSIPDSFGICVKTPNGYIVTTGDFRFDFATAGDETNLAKISQISNRGISVLMCESTSAEIPGFSESERYVIDNIRDYMVNIKGRTFISTFASNLGRVEEIIAIAVGLNKKICIIGKSMEANIKTSRKLGYLNVPESSFITHKELPFYKDHEIVVILTGSQGEKMAALNVMANNNHSKITLKPSDTIILSSNPIPGNYAQVEAMVNKLYKLGLTVYENSPNKKIHASGHATRSEHQLMIKAINPSYLFPIHGEYKMFRALKQNAVDQGFDKDHVIIAPNGQKLQLLDGVLSHTNIYVDAEPKFINGYEISSKISKLLSERVVLSSDGILNLVLNADFKKAKLNSAVSISTRGCFFAKESTNLINKISNVAKSSLEEALAKKEFDEKKLKEIVSGNVKSIVWKWRKKNPIINVTIINNDLVEQFRKDNNYVEFIKQAEVEEIEQEVDIDDLISNGL; from the coding sequence ATGGAAAATACCAAAAAAAGTCCTACATATGTTTATGCTTTAGGGGGGCTAGAAGAAATTGGTAAAAACACTTATGTTGTTGAACATGAAGATGAAATTATTTTAATTGATGCGGGCATTAAATTTGCTAATGCATCTTTACCAGGATTTGATGGAACTGTTGCCAATTTTGATTATTTAATAAAAAACAATCATAAAATTCATTCATTAGTAGTTACTCATGGTCATGAAGACCATATTGGGGGGATTCCTCACATTTTGCGACATGTTAAAATTAAGACTATCTATGCACCAACATTAGCAGCAAAATTAATTGAACGTCGTTTAAGTGAATATAAAGATATTAAACCTCCGCGTATTATTGTCTTTGAAGATGAGTCAATGTATAAAACAAAATATTTTGAAGTTGATTTTTATCGTGTTTGTCATTCAATTCCTGATTCATTTGGAATTTGTGTAAAAACACCAAACGGATACATTGTAACAACTGGTGATTTTAGATTTGATTTTGCTACAGCTGGTGATGAGACTAATTTAGCTAAGATTTCACAAATTTCTAATCGTGGAATCTCAGTATTAATGTGCGAATCAACAAGTGCTGAAATTCCTGGATTTAGTGAAAGTGAACGATATGTTATTGATAACATTCGTGATTATATGGTAAATATTAAAGGACGAACTTTTATTTCAACATTTGCTTCTAATTTAGGTCGTGTTGAAGAAATTATTGCTATAGCTGTTGGTTTAAATAAAAAAATCTGTATCATTGGTAAATCAATGGAAGCTAATATTAAAACAAGTCGAAAATTGGGTTATTTAAATGTTCCTGAATCTTCATTTATCACACATAAAGAATTGCCATTTTATAAAGATCATGAAATTGTTGTAATTTTAACTGGTTCACAAGGTGAAAAAATGGCGGCTTTAAATGTTATGGCTAATAATAACCACTCAAAAATTACTTTAAAACCATCAGATACAATTATCTTATCATCAAATCCAATCCCAGGAAACTATGCTCAAGTCGAAGCAATGGTTAATAAACTTTATAAACTCGGATTAACAGTTTATGAAAATTCACCTAACAAAAAGATTCATGCTTCTGGTCATGCCACACGGAGTGAACACCAATTAATGATTAAAGCAATTAATCCATCATATTTATTTCCAATCCATGGGGAATATAAAATGTTTCGTGCTTTAAAACAAAATGCTGTTGACCAAGGTTTTGATAAAGACCATGTCATTATTGCACCAAATGGCCAAAAATTACAATTATTAGATGGTGTTTTAAGTCATACTAATATTTATGTTGATGCTGAACCTAAATTTATTAATGGTTATGAAATTAGTTCTAAAATTAGTAAATTATTAAGTGAACGTGTTGTTTTATCCAGTGATGGTATTTTAAATCTAGTTTTAAATGCTGATTTTAAAAAAGCTAAGTTAAACTCTGCTGTAAGTATTTCAACACGAGGATGTTTTTTTGCCAAAGAATCAACTAATTTAATTAATAAAATTTCTAATGTAGCAAAATCAAGTTTAGAAGAAGCGTTGGCAAAAAAAGAATTTGATGAAAAAAAACTAAAAGAAATAGTTAGTGGAAATGTTAAATCAATTGTTTGAAAATGACGTAAGAAAAATCCAATTATTAATGTCACAATTATTAATAATGATTTGGTCGAACAGTTTAGAAAAGACAATAATTATGTTGAATTTATCAAACAAGCTGAAGTTGAAGAAATTGAACAAGAAGTTGATATTGATGATTTAATTTCAAACGGTTTATAA
- the trmD gene encoding tRNA (guanosine(37)-N1)-methyltransferase TrmD: MKISILSLFPELYETWIKHSIISNAIKNNQVIIEVIDFRLYTNDKHKKVDDYQYGGGAGMVLRIEPIVAAIRAIRSSNSYVILTTPKGQVFNQELANNFVSKYDHIIIIAGHYEGFDERINYYIDAQYSIGDFVLTGGELPSMVISDAVIRLLDGVISPSSLETESFNNYLLDYPVYTRPLVFEGHKVPDILLSGHHKNIADFRKQQQETITKKNRPDLYQKYLNNKK; this comes from the coding sequence ATGAAAATATCGATTTTATCTTTATTTCCTGAATTATATGAAACATGGATAAAGCATTCAATTATTAGTAATGCTATTAAAAATAACCAAGTTATAATAGAAGTTATCGATTTTCGTTTATATACAAATGATAAACATAAAAAAGTTGATGATTACCAATATGGTGGCGGAGCAGGTATGGTTTTAAGGATTGAACCAATTGTTGCTGCCATTCGTGCAATTCGTTCTTCTAATTCATATGTGATTTTAACAACACCAAAAGGTCAAGTTTTTAATCAAGAATTAGCAAACAATTTTGTTAGTAAATATGATCATATCATCATTATTGCTGGTCATTATGAAGGTTTTGATGAACGTATTAATTATTACATTGACGCCCAATATAGTATCGGTGATTTTGTCTTAACAGGGGGGGAATTACCAAGTATGGTAATTTCTGATGCTGTTATTCGTTTGTTAGATGGCGTTATTTCTCCTTCTAGTTTAGAAACTGAATCATTTAATAACTACTTATTAGATTATCCTGTTTACACACGCCCTCTTGTTTTTGAAGGGCATAAAGTACCGGATATACTATTATCTGGTCATCATAAAAATATTGCTGATTTTCGTAAACAGCAACAAGAGACGATTACTAAAAAGAATCGTCCTGATTTATATCAAAAATATTTAAATAACAAAAAGTAG
- a CDS encoding Cof-type HAD-IIB family hydrolase, with product MQYKMLVIDLDGTLLTKTKNISKANLQGLKKYISLGGKVVLSTGRSLENTLKIVHLIHDQIKELIQYISCFNGSYIYDVINEKVLFESTINKDIVNEIYKFSLKHGLGFWPYNQRFMQTHFLDVYNINYKFLLQLHHTKRKVCLNPIFNKNDKFYKINILPSNFVKKLKHEVIDQLIKEFSDQVNISFTSKYIVEVTNKNINKASSLRFIANLYQINLDKVATIGDSPNDIPMFKISGLAAAARTKSKTIIEHVDVIINYKNNSNSVALFINNYLLK from the coding sequence ATGCAATATAAGATGTTAGTTATTGATCTAGATGGTACTTTATTAACGAAAACAAAAAACATTAGTAAAGCTAATTTACAAGGATTAAAAAAATATATTAGTTTAGGCGGTAAGGTTGTACTAAGTACAGGACGTTCATTAGAAAATACTTTAAAGATTGTGCATTTAATTCATGATCAAATCAAGGAATTAATCCAATATATTTCATGTTTTAATGGCTCATATATTTATGATGTTATTAATGAAAAAGTATTGTTTGAATCAACAATTAATAAAGATATAGTGAATGAAATCTATAAATTTTCATTAAAACATGGATTAGGATTTTGACCATATAACCAAAGGTTTATGCAAACACATTTTTTAGATGTTTATAATATTAACTATAAATTTTTATTACAACTTCATCACACAAAAAGAAAAGTTTGTTTAAACCCAATTTTTAATAAAAATGATAAATTTTATAAAATTAATATTTTACCTTCAAATTTTGTTAAAAAATTAAAACACGAGGTTATAGATCAATTGATTAAAGAATTTAGTGATCAAGTAAATATTTCATTCACCTCAAAATACATTGTTGAAGTGACTAATAAAAATATTAATAAGGCATCATCATTACGATTTATTGCTAATTTATACCAGATTAATTTAGATAAGGTTGCAACGATTGGCGATTCGCCTAATGATATTCCAATGTTTAAAATTAGTGGTTTAGCAGCGGCTGCTAGAACTAAATCTAAAACAATTATTGAACATGTTGATGTGATTATTAATTATAAAAATAATTCTAATTCTGTTGCATTATTTATTAATAATTACTTACTAAAATAA
- a CDS encoding YitT family protein, producing the protein MSNNEEKTHHKNKIKKIFNWTNKTKEVLRTENNLLKQISNEATIQQSVQIEKIRYKAGLLKFAALYSTKKIFLRYLIIVIFSLLASLLVLLLVHNTGIYSAGIMGTSQGIARILQSIMISNHSSPKEAKLAYDIMFWLFAIFVNIPLLIFSYKKIGKHFTLMTLTYIITVQVFGFALSQIPNVEKIMIFGDNRLSYPPINLFFTNGILDEKIVKNIETGVLNYSNITNSKIADEFMHYVQANPNATIGDLFHLNQSLTYRQSLYEFAKPLYIFHDLIINKVQILSWVDPDQASKIPSILIYAVIYPIFDGIFLSIVYIAGGSSGGTDIISFWYSKKYGKPTGSILTYFNVATLIIGIVLGSFIPAGMINSRYWDAQYFFSPNMVASILASIVLGIVFNIYFPKHKSLKIQVYSKNVNAIIENLRANDFNNSITLNSLSDSLTLRTNYSLEIISPYIELPSLIHLVRDIDKNCLIVIYPIIDIDGEMVVKKSTIS; encoded by the coding sequence TTGAGTAATAACGAAGAAAAAACGCATCATAAAAACAAAATTAAAAAGATTTTTAATTGAACAAATAAAACTAAAGAAGTATTAAGAACAGAAAATAATTTATTAAAACAAATAAGCAACGAAGCAACTATTCAACAAAGTGTACAAATTGAAAAAATTCGTTATAAAGCAGGCCTTTTAAAGTTTGCCGCTCTTTATTCAACTAAAAAAATCTTCTTACGTTACTTAATTATTGTTATTTTTTCACTTCTTGCGAGTTTATTAGTTTTATTATTAGTTCATAATACTGGAATTTATTCAGCTGGCATTATGGGAACATCACAAGGGATCGCACGAATTTTACAATCAATTATGATTTCAAATCATAGTTCACCAAAAGAAGCCAAATTAGCATACGATATTATGTTTTGATTATTTGCAATTTTTGTAAATATTCCTTTATTAATTTTTTCTTATAAAAAAATTGGCAAGCATTTTACATTAATGACATTGACATATATTATTACTGTGCAAGTTTTTGGTTTTGCTTTAAGTCAAATTCCAAACGTAGAAAAAATTATGATTTTTGGCGACAACCGTTTAAGTTATCCACCTATTAATTTGTTTTTTACTAATGGTATTTTAGATGAAAAAATAGTTAAAAATATTGAAACTGGTGTCTTGAATTATTCTAATATTACTAATTCAAAAATTGCTGATGAATTTATGCATTATGTACAAGCAAATCCTAATGCGACAATTGGTGATTTATTTCATTTAAACCAAAGTTTGACTTATCGACAATCTTTGTATGAATTTGCTAAGCCCTTATATATTTTTCATGATCTTATTATTAATAAAGTACAAATTTTATCTTGAGTAGATCCTGATCAAGCAAGTAAAATTCCTTCAATTCTAATTTATGCAGTTATTTATCCAATTTTTGATGGTATCTTCTTATCGATTGTTTATATTGCTGGAGGTTCGTCAGGTGGAACAGATATTATCTCATTTTGATATTCTAAAAAATATGGAAAACCTACCGGTTCAATATTAACCTATTTTAATGTTGCAACATTGATTATTGGAATTGTTTTAGGATCATTCATTCCTGCTGGTATGATTAACTCTCGTTATTGAGATGCACAATATTTCTTTTCACCAAATATGGTAGCATCAATTCTTGCTTCAATTGTTTTAGGAATTGTTTTTAACATTTATTTTCCAAAACATAAAAGTTTGAAAATTCAAGTTTATTCAAAAAACGTTAATGCTATCATTGAAAATTTACGTGCTAATGATTTTAATAATTCAATTACTTTAAATAGTTTAAGTGATTCATTAACATTAAGAACAAATTATTCATTAGAAATTATTTCTCCATATATTGAGTTACCATCTTTAATTCATTTAGTGCGCGATATTGATAAGAATTGTTTAATAGTGATCTATCCAATTATTGATATTGATGGAGAAATGGTTGTTAAGAAATCTACTATTAGTTAA